The following are from one region of the Capsicum annuum cultivar UCD-10X-F1 chromosome 1, UCD10Xv1.1, whole genome shotgun sequence genome:
- the LOC107856570 gene encoding trans-resveratrol di-O-methyltransferase, with product MSKHESTSTELLHAQAQIWNHIFNFISSSAVRCALQLGIPDALYKHGKPMSLDELSAGLSVVNSSKVSFLAILMRFLVQSGFLNQHEDQYFLTPASRLLAKNEPFNVRSVLLLNHGPAFSKAWSELSAWFQNDSPTAFHNAHGKIFWDYIEEEEPRVLGDIFNDALSSDSRFNTSLLITECKHVFEGLTSLVDVGGGTGTVSIAIAKAFPYLKCAVLELPHVIGHCKGSGNLDFVGGDMFDKIPHANAILLKAILHDWKGKDCVKILKKCKESIPSREKGGKVIIIDTEQ from the exons ATGTCAAAACATGAGAGTACTTCCACTGAGCTTCTCCATGCTCAAGCTCAAATCTGGAACCATATTTTCAACTTTATAAGTTCTTCGGCAGTAAGATGTGCACTTCAACTAGGTATTCCTGATGCCCTTTACAAACATGGTAAGCCCATGTCCCTTGATGAACTCTCTGCTGGACTCTCTGTCGTCAATTCTTCAAAGGTTTCTTTCTTGGCGATCTTAATGCGCTTTCTAGTGCAATCCGGTTTCCTAAATCAACATGAAGATCAATATTTCCTTACTCCAGCTAGTCGCCTTCTTGCAAAAAATGAGCCCTTCAATGTTAGGTCAGTCTTGCTGCTCAACCATGGTCCAGCCTTTTCAAAAGCATGGTCGGAGTTAAGTGCTTGGTTCCAAAATGATTCTCCCACTGCTTTTCATAATGCTCATGGAAAAATTTTCTGGGATTATATTGAGGAAGAAGAACCTAGAGTACTAGGTGATATTTTCAACGATGCATTGTCTAGTGACTCGAGGTTCAATACTAGTTTGCTTATTACAGAGTGTAAACACGTGTTTGAAGGGTTGACCTCTTTGGTGGATGTTGGTGGTGGCACCGGTACTGTGTCTATCGCCATAGCCAAAGCTTTTCCTTACCTAAAGTGCGCTGTACTTGAACTCCCTCATGTTATCGGCCACTGCAAAGGAAGTGGGAATTTGGATTTTGTTGGAGGAGATATGTTCGATAAGATTCCCCATGCTAATGCCATCTTACTTAAG GCTATTCTGCACGACTGGAAGGGCAAAGATTGTGTGAAGATACTGAAGAAATGCAAAGAGTCAATTCCAAGTAGAGAGAAAGGAGGGAAAGTGATAATCATAGACACTGAGCAATGA